The following are encoded in a window of Bacillus xiapuensis genomic DNA:
- the polX gene encoding DNA polymerase/3'-5' exonuclease PolX, whose amino-acid sequence MNKKNIIQLLEEIALYMELKGDNPFKISAFRKAAAALENDDRSLAEIEDVTKLAGIGKGTAAVIEEYRSTGESSVLKELQDEVPAGLLPLLQLPGLGGKKIAKLYKELGVASMEELQAACENQRVRALSGFGAKTEEKILAAIAQAGKRPERLPISYMLPVAEKIEKELAAMRGVLQFSRAGSLRRLRETIKDLDFIIAANEAAAVKEQLLKLVGVKEIIAAGDTKVSVIVEGEWDVSVDFRIVAPEEFASTLHHFTGSKDHNVRMRQLAKERGEKISEYGVEKTATGAVSTFSTEADFYHHFGLPWIPPEIREDGTEVETFQEEGSLLEAGDIKGDLHMHTTWSDGAYSIEEMIEACRAKGYEYMAITDHSRFLKVANGLSVDRLLKQNKEIRRLNEKYRDIEILSGIEMDILPDGTLDYDDELLSELDFVIASIHSSFSQPCETIMERLKTALSNPHVDLIAHPTGRLIGRRSGYDVDMPALIQLAKETGTALELNANPQRLDLSAEHLRQAQEAGVKVMINTDAHAIEHLSFMNIGAKAARKGWLRSETVLNTYSKDQFFAFLNR is encoded by the coding sequence ATGAACAAGAAGAACATCATCCAATTGCTGGAGGAAATAGCGTTATACATGGAATTGAAAGGGGACAATCCTTTTAAAATATCGGCGTTTCGCAAGGCGGCCGCTGCGCTGGAAAACGATGATCGCAGTTTAGCGGAAATAGAGGATGTTACAAAGCTGGCAGGCATCGGAAAAGGCACAGCCGCCGTTATTGAAGAGTACCGGTCGACAGGCGAATCCTCAGTATTAAAAGAGCTTCAGGATGAAGTACCGGCCGGACTGCTTCCGCTGTTACAGCTGCCGGGGCTGGGCGGCAAAAAGATTGCCAAGCTTTATAAAGAATTAGGTGTGGCTAGTATGGAGGAACTTCAAGCGGCTTGTGAGAACCAGCGTGTGCGGGCGCTCAGCGGCTTTGGTGCGAAAACAGAGGAGAAAATCCTAGCGGCTATTGCTCAGGCGGGCAAGCGGCCGGAGCGCCTGCCGATTTCTTATATGCTGCCGGTTGCTGAAAAAATTGAAAAAGAGCTGGCGGCTATGAGAGGCGTGCTTCAGTTTTCTCGGGCCGGCAGTTTGCGGCGCCTGCGGGAGACGATTAAAGACCTAGATTTCATCATTGCTGCGAATGAAGCAGCCGCTGTGAAGGAGCAGCTTCTGAAGCTTGTTGGTGTGAAAGAAATCATTGCGGCCGGCGACACGAAAGTATCGGTCATTGTTGAAGGAGAGTGGGATGTCTCCGTCGATTTTCGCATTGTGGCGCCAGAGGAATTTGCTTCAACGCTTCATCACTTTACAGGTTCTAAAGATCACAATGTCCGGATGCGCCAGCTGGCGAAGGAACGCGGAGAGAAAATAAGCGAATACGGTGTCGAGAAGACGGCAACTGGTGCGGTTAGCACCTTTTCAACTGAGGCGGACTTTTATCATCATTTTGGACTGCCTTGGATTCCCCCTGAGATCAGGGAGGATGGCACGGAGGTCGAGACGTTTCAGGAGGAAGGAAGCTTGCTGGAGGCCGGTGATATTAAAGGAGATCTCCATATGCATACTACCTGGTCGGATGGAGCCTATTCTATTGAAGAAATGATCGAAGCCTGCCGGGCGAAAGGCTATGAATATATGGCGATAACCGATCATTCCCGTTTTTTAAAAGTTGCGAACGGCTTATCCGTTGACCGGCTTCTAAAACAAAATAAAGAAATTCGCCGTTTAAATGAAAAATATCGCGATATTGAAATTTTATCGGGGATTGAAATGGACATCCTGCCTGATGGAACACTGGATTATGATGACGAGCTGCTGAGCGAACTGGACTTTGTTATCGCCTCGATTCATTCCAGCTTTTCGCAGCCTTGCGAAACGATCATGGAGCGTTTAAAAACGGCATTAAGCAATCCTCATGTGGACTTGATTGCCCATCCGACGGGAAGACTTATCGGCCGACGCAGCGGCTATGATGTGGATATGCCCGCGCTCATTCAATTGGCGAAAGAAACCGGCACTGCTCTTGAATTGAATGCCAATCCGCAGCGGCTTGATTTATCTGCCGAGCATCTTCGCCAAGCGCAGGAAGCCGGAGTGAAGGTCATGATTAATACGGATGCTCATGCCATTGAACATCTCAGCTTTATGAACATTGGGGCAAAGGCCGCCAGAAAAGGCTGGCTTCGTTCAGAAACGGTACTGAACACCTACAGCAAAGACCAATTTTTTGCTTTTTTAAATAGATAA
- a CDS encoding CvpA family protein, with protein sequence MLTIILLLLLLAGIIIGLKRGFILQFFHMASSVIALIAAFALRKQVAPLLEQWIPMPPMESIQSFHMGAAGFESFYYSAIAFILLFIIVKIALSIIASFVNIIAHIPIIREVNKIFGGVLGFAEIYLVLFVLLYLAALLPQSSVQEWIGQSFVADYIIHRTPYLSDALRNIEPLSRMKNFSF encoded by the coding sequence ATGCTTACGATCATTTTACTGCTTTTGCTCCTTGCAGGCATTATAATTGGCTTAAAACGAGGATTTATTTTACAATTTTTCCACATGGCAAGCTCCGTTATTGCTTTGATCGCAGCGTTTGCGCTGCGCAAGCAAGTTGCGCCGCTGCTTGAGCAATGGATACCGATGCCCCCTATGGAAAGCATCCAATCTTTTCATATGGGCGCGGCGGGCTTTGAATCCTTTTATTATAGCGCAATTGCCTTTATCCTTCTATTTATCATCGTCAAAATCGCCCTATCCATCATTGCCTCCTTCGTGAATATCATTGCTCACATCCCTATTATAAGGGAAGTGAACAAGATATTTGGGGGAGTTCTTGGATTTGCGGAAATATATCTCGTTTTGTTTGTTTTATTATATCTTGCCGCGCTGCTTCCGCAAAGCAGTGTACAGGAATGGATAGGCCAATCCTTTGTTGCCGATTACATCATCCACCGCACTCCTTACTTATCGGATGCACTGCGGAATATTGAGCCGCTCAGCCGTATGAAGAACTTCTCTTTTTAA
- the zapA gene encoding cell division protein ZapA yields MSDKEKTRITVEIHGHHYTIVGTESKSHIRMVAKLVDDKMREISVKNPVLDLNKIAVLTAVNAVHEYVKLQEEMEQLKKQLNQIKD; encoded by the coding sequence TTGTCAGACAAAGAAAAGACCCGTATCACAGTGGAGATACATGGACATCATTATACAATTGTCGGGACAGAATCGAAAAGCCATATCCGCATGGTCGCCAAACTGGTCGATGACAAAATGCGGGAAATCAGCGTAAAGAATCCGGTGCTGGACTTGAATAAAATTGCTGTATTAACCGCGGTGAATGCGGTTCATGAATATGTAAAGCTTCAAGAAGAAATGGAACAGTTGAAAAAACAACTAAACCAAATAAAGGATTGA
- the rnhC gene encoding ribonuclease HIII: protein MSQTVLKVTSAALQKMKTHYESYSSGKLPAGAVFAAKTAHCSITGYRSGKVLFQGQHAAEEAAKWQSETAAASPAKQKQPKAASLPLGFASMSVIGSDEVGTGDYFGPITVTAAFVKKEQIAELQTLGVRDSKNLSDSQIIHLAKQIVRMIPYSLLIIHNEKYNQLKQKGMSQGKIKALLHNQALINLHQKILPEHPDAVLIDQFAEKKTYYRYLQDQKQIFQEKVFFSTKGESVHLAVAAASIIARYAFVREMDKLSEAAGFAIPKGAGSQVDAAAARLIREKGETALWQYTKYHFANTEKAKKLVNKK, encoded by the coding sequence TTGAGTCAAACTGTATTAAAAGTAACAAGCGCCGCTTTACAAAAAATGAAAACACATTACGAATCCTACTCCAGCGGCAAGCTGCCCGCAGGAGCCGTTTTTGCCGCTAAAACCGCCCATTGCTCCATTACCGGCTACCGTTCCGGCAAGGTTTTATTTCAAGGACAGCATGCTGCGGAGGAAGCGGCTAAGTGGCAAAGCGAAACCGCCGCAGCATCCCCTGCCAAGCAGAAGCAGCCAAAGGCCGCTTCCTTGCCGCTCGGATTTGCGTCGATGTCGGTGATCGGCAGCGATGAAGTCGGGACGGGCGATTACTTTGGACCGATCACAGTGACCGCGGCCTTTGTAAAAAAAGAGCAAATTGCCGAATTGCAAACGCTGGGTGTCCGCGATTCCAAGAACTTATCCGACTCGCAAATCATCCATCTCGCTAAGCAAATCGTCCGGATGATTCCATATAGCCTGCTGATCATCCATAACGAAAAATACAATCAGCTTAAGCAAAAGGGCATGTCTCAAGGAAAAATCAAAGCCCTGCTTCATAACCAAGCGCTTATTAATTTACACCAGAAAATTCTTCCAGAACATCCCGATGCCGTGCTGATTGACCAATTTGCAGAAAAAAAGACGTATTACCGTTATTTACAGGATCAAAAACAAATTTTTCAGGAAAAGGTGTTCTTCAGCACGAAGGGAGAGAGCGTCCATCTTGCGGTCGCCGCGGCTTCCATTATTGCCCGCTACGCATTTGTAAGGGAGATGGATAAGCTTTCAGAAGCGGCTGGCTTTGCCATCCCTAAAGGCGCCGGCAGCCAAGTGGATGCAGCTGCCGCCCGTCTGATCCGCGAAAAAGGGGAAACCGCCCTATGGCAGTATACTAAATATCATTTTGCCAATACGGAAAAAGCAAAAAAGCTTGTGAATAAAAAATAG
- a CDS encoding methyl-accepting chemotaxis protein, whose product MVSVNEMNKQIRDMTKEIQEISDVVASQSEELTQSSQEVGEGSVQIASTMEELAKAAESQAHTTTELADSMAKLMANIDDANGSGQRVLSVSEDVLALSKQGDESMNASVAQMNLIDENVRGAVVKVQHLYEHTKGITQLVEVISSISDQTNMLALNAAIEAARAGEHGKGFAVVAEEVRKLSEQVSSSVSEITGIVTNIQSETGEVVRSLEDSFVQVDEGTNQIKQTGEAFSTITASIEQVVRKIQEVTEDLSEIVQETKAMDGAVASIASVSEETAAGVEETAASAEQSTSSMQEITRSADSLSELAEKLNMLVKQFKV is encoded by the coding sequence ATGGTTTCCGTCAATGAAATGAACAAGCAAATCCGCGATATGACGAAGGAGATTCAAGAGATATCCGATGTCGTAGCGAGCCAGAGCGAGGAGCTGACGCAGTCCTCTCAAGAGGTGGGAGAAGGAAGTGTGCAAATTGCTTCGACGATGGAAGAACTGGCAAAAGCGGCGGAATCTCAGGCGCATACAACGACAGAATTGGCCGACTCGATGGCCAAGCTAATGGCCAATATCGATGATGCAAACGGAAGCGGACAAAGGGTGCTGAGCGTGTCGGAAGATGTGCTGGCTCTTTCCAAGCAAGGCGATGAATCCATGAACGCTTCCGTGGCCCAAATGAATCTCATCGATGAAAATGTCAGAGGCGCCGTTGTGAAAGTTCAGCATCTTTATGAACATACGAAAGGCATCACACAGCTCGTTGAAGTGATTTCCTCCATTTCCGATCAAACGAATATGCTGGCCCTAAATGCAGCCATTGAAGCTGCAAGAGCAGGCGAGCATGGCAAAGGCTTTGCAGTAGTGGCCGAAGAAGTGCGGAAATTGTCAGAGCAAGTTAGCAGCTCTGTGTCAGAGATTACCGGCATTGTGACAAATATCCAAAGCGAAACAGGCGAGGTGGTCCGGTCGCTGGAAGACAGCTTTGTCCAAGTGGATGAAGGCACGAACCAAATTAAGCAAACAGGAGAAGCCTTCAGCACGATTACTGCTTCAATCGAGCAAGTCGTCCGGAAAATTCAAGAGGTTACCGAGGATTTATCAGAAATTGTGCAAGAAACGAAGGCGATGGACGGCGCTGTCGCGAGCATCGCGTCTGTGTCAGAGGAAACGGCTGCGGGTGTGGAAGAAACGGCTGCTTCAGCTGAACAGTCCACTAGCTCCATGCAGGAGATCACGAGAAGTGCCGATTCATTATCCGAGCTTGCAGAAAAGCTTAACATGCTTGTTAAACAATTTAAGGTGTAA